A window from Pagrus major chromosome 4, Pma_NU_1.0 encodes these proteins:
- the LOC140995231 gene encoding uncharacterized protein produces the protein MGGKLSKKKKGYDVSDPKQDNDETAAAGAEESAQVEAAAPSTEAEVKAEANNVEAVTEAVKAPEEPKSAPPEEPAAAQEAAPVEKAPAAKEEAVPVAEEPAATTEEPAAPVVEEPVAAAVEAAPVVEAAPVVEAAPVVEAAPVVEAAPVVEAAPVVEEAPVVEAAPVVEAAPVKEPAPVEEPTVEVKEPVPAPEEPAPVVEEQAPVEAPGAPAAAAAAEEPVPEPEPVAVPEEVAVEEPAAIVESVPEPEVVPISVEEAPKADEPEPIQETVTEPDAAAVPEPEPVAEPVLEQAPEPEPEPVPEQAPEPEQAPEPEPEQAPEPEPEPEQAPEPEPEPEPEPEQAPEPEPELEQSPEPEPEQALEPEPEQKVDAVESPAEEQVEEVEPEPVVATPEPETVEAEIPEVLETAAEEVTNDQESVATDASSAEAAAEPQAEEPVPEIVVSESVSANEISAESEVVAEAPVEEVPSQEPEPECQMENGNVESPSVTEDVEDALPAVNGECTDSAVTHTEECVNGDEKPEETPIKEKSDFELKKDVSLGGDVQEVPDGVSDTAGGLGTEVTQAV, from the coding sequence ATGGGAGGCAAActgagcaagaagaagaagggataTGATGTGAGCGACCCCAAACAGGACAACGATGAGACTGCAGCTGCAGGTGCAGAGGAGTCTGCTCAAGTGGAGGCTGCAGCCCCATCCACAGAAGCTGAGGTGAAAGCTGAGGCAAACAATGTGGAAGCAGTAACTGAAGCTGTTAAAGCTCCAGAAGAGCCCAAATCAGCACCTCCTGAGGAACCAGCTGCAGCACAGGAGGCAGCTCCAGTAGAGAAAGCTCCTGCTGCAAAAGAGGAGGCTGTTCCAGTGGCAGAGGAACCAGCTGCAACAACAGAGGAACCTGCAGCTCCAGTAGTAGAAGAACCagttgcagcagcagtggaggcAGCTCCAGTTGTGGAGGCAGCTCCAGTTGTGGAGGCAGCTCCAGTCGTGGAGGCAGCTCCAGTCGTGGAGGCAGCTCCAGTCGTGGAGGCAGCTCCAGTCGTGGAGGAAGCTCCAGTCGTGGAGGCAGCTCCAGTCGTGGAGGCAGCTCCAGTCAAGGAACCAGCTCCAGTAGAGGAACCAACTGTAGAAGTAAAAGAACCTGTTCCAGCACCAGAGGAGCCAGCCCCAGTTGTAGAGGAACAAGCTCCAGTAGAGGCACCAGgtgctccagcagcagcagcagcagcagaagaaccTGTGCCTGAACCTGAGCCTGTAGCTGTACCTGAAGAAGTCGCTGTAGAAGAACCTGCTGCAATTGTAGAATCTGTGCCGGAGCCAGAGGTTGTTCCTATCAGCGTGGAAGAAGCACCCAAGGCTGACGAGCCAGAGCCCATCCAAGAGACTGTTACTGAGCCAGACGCCGCTGCTGTCCCTGAACCTGAGCCAGTGGCCGAGCCAGTGCTTGAGCAAGCCCCAGAACCAGAGCCAGAACCTGTACCAGAGCAAGCCCCAGAGCCAGAACAAGCaccagagccagagccagagcaagcaccagagccagagccagagccagagcaagcaccagagccagagccagagccagagccagagccagagcaagcaccagagccagagccagagctTGAACAATCACCAGAGCCAGAACCAGAGCAAGCGCTAGAGCCAGAACCTGAGCAGAAGGTTGATGCAGTAGAATCTCCAGCAGAGGAACAAGTTGAAGAAGTTGAGCCAGAACCAGTTGTAGCCACACCCGAACCCGAGACCGTGGAAGCAGAAATACCTGAGGTCTTGGagactgcagcagaggaggtCACCAATGATCAGGAATCTGTTGCAACAGACGCCTCCAGCGCTGAGGCGGCAGCTGAGCCACAAGCAGAAGAACCTGTCCCTGAGATTGTCGTCTCAGAGTCTGTGTCTGCTAACGAAATTAGTGCTGAGTCCGAAGTGGTCGCCGAAGCACCTGTGGAAGAGGTGCCTTCCCAGGAGCCCGAGCCAGAATGTCagatggaaaatggaaatgtagAGAGTCCTTCTGTTACAGAGGATGTGGAAGATGCACTCCCAGCTGTGAATGGAGAGTGCACAGATTCTGCTGTCACACATACAGAGGAATGTGTTAATGGCGATGAAAAGCCAGAGGAGACGCCTATCAAGGAGAAGAGTGACTTTGAACTGAAAAAGGATGTGAGCCTAGGTGGGGATGTCCAGGAAGTTCCTGATGGAGTCTCTGACACGGCGGGCGGACTCGGCACTGAGGTCACCCAGGCAGTCTGA